The DNA window TCAAAAATAATCTTGCAAAAACCCGTTCGGATTTTATTCCGAACGGGTTTTTTTACTTTTCTTTTTCTCTCATCCACAGACAAACTGCTTTGACTGTTTTCCAATTCGCTGCAGGTGGAAAAAAGTGCGTGTAATCTGGAAAATACCATGTTTCATGCGGCTGATCCTTTAACTTTAATGCCTCTTCTAACAAATATGCTTGTCCGGGTGAGACATTGTCATCTAGTAAACCGTGAATGATCAAAACGGGCGCAGTATTTTCTTCAATCCGCAATAATGGGTTGCGCTCTTCAAATTGAGTTAAAGCGGTGTTCGGCGTTCCTCCGTAAAGTCGCTTCATCATGCGACGCATATCCGGACGTTCTTTATACGTTAATACCGTATCTGTAACACCTGCCCATGTAACAACCGACCTAATATCTTGACGCAAAATAGCTGTCCATAATGCCATAATCCCGCCTCGTGAAAATGCCAGTAAGTGGACATTTCCATTACTGAATTTTTTTAAAACATCGACAGCATGAACGGCATCCCACCTGTCCTCTCCTGCAAATTCATCACGGCCTTCACCGCCTCGATTGCCTCGATAATACGGAGCAAACACCACAAAGCCTTGTGCGGCAAATTGAGCGATTCGTGCAGGACGTACCATCCCAATCGACTGAATGCCTCCTCTTAAATACAAGATGCCACTATTGCTTCCTCTTTTTTTCGGTTCAGCTAGCATTCCTTTTACGCGTAATCCTTCTGACCAGTAAACAATTTCTGATAACCGAACGTGTGGATTCGGCGATGGATAAGGTCTCTTCGATCTAATCGTTCCATTTTTCAAGCTGCTTCACCTTTTCTATTATTTTACTCATTCCTTCATCTTTCATTAAAAAACTAAAGTGGCTAGTTGTCTTTAATTCTTTTAACAAGACGATTCCCTCTGTTTCAAGAAGGGAAATTCGGTCTATTCCTTCTACCTCTGCGACAAAAACCGTTTTGCAAAACGGTTTCTCTGAATACACCACGTATTCAGCAAACCAGTCTAAGTTTTTGATATGCGCCCCAGTTTCTTCGTAAACTTCCCTCTTGGCAGCCTCCTGTAAACTTTCCCCCACTTCTACTTTGCCACCTGGAAATTCTAACCCTCGCTCATTATGCTTGGTCAGTACCCACTTTCCG is part of the Planococcus kocurii genome and encodes:
- a CDS encoding alpha/beta hydrolase family protein: MKNGTIRSKRPYPSPNPHVRLSEIVYWSEGLRVKGMLAEPKKRGSNSGILYLRGGIQSIGMVRPARIAQFAAQGFVVFAPYYRGNRGGEGRDEFAGEDRWDAVHAVDVLKKFSNGNVHLLAFSRGGIMALWTAILRQDIRSVVTWAGVTDTVLTYKERPDMRRMMKRLYGGTPNTALTQFEERNPLLRIEENTAPVLIIHGLLDDNVSPGQAYLLEEALKLKDQPHETWYFPDYTHFFPPAANWKTVKAVCLWMREKEK
- the ytkD gene encoding RNA deprotection pyrophosphohydrolase → MHYRDLNGYLCELSFEKNSFSIESRHVLVICSDNGKWVLTKHNERGLEFPGGKVEVGESLQEAAKREVYEETGAHIKNLDWFAEYVVYSEKPFCKTVFVAEVEGIDRISLLETEGIVLLKELKTTSHFSFLMKDEGMSKIIEKVKQLEKWND